TGGCGGCCAGCAACGGCAGCAGCGTGATTGTCGATCTCTCTCCTGCGCTTACGCGCCAGCCGGACAGCCTCGTCACGCCGCCTAACAGCAGCGTGATGTTTGCGGAGTGCGCCTCCATCCCCCTGCTCAAAACGGAACTCCCGCAAGGGGAAAGCTGGCTCTGTTGCGCCGTCTTCGCCAGCGAGCAACACCGGATTGCGGCGACGCCGCAGCTGACCATGACCCCTGACCAGGTCGTTATTCGCGACCCCGGAAGTGAACGCCAGCTGTCGTTCACCTTATAAAACTCTGGCCCCTACTCGTTGGCGAGGATGCTATGAAAAGACCATCTACAACAAACAGAACCGAATATTACAAAATCAGCAGTTTTATTTTTCTTTATTTCTTTACCTGGTCCGCCAGTATTGGCCTGCTGGCGATCTGGCTCGGGCAAAAAGCCAATCTTAGCGGGTCGGTCATTGGCACCGTCTTTGCGGTGAACGGTATTTTCTCGGTTATTCTGAAGCCGATCTACGGCTATATTCTCGATAAGATCGGCATGAGCAAATACCTGCTCTATTTTGTGGTGGCAATGTCTGCCCTGATGGCACCGTTCTTTATCTACGTTTATCAGCCGCTATTAATGTCCAACACCATGCTGGGGATAATTATTGGCGCGCTCTATTTGAGCTTTGCCTGGTATGCGGGCGTGGCGGCGTGCGAATCCTATTCCGACCGCTTCAGCCGTTTAAACGGCATGGAGTTTGGACAAATTCGCATGTGGGGCTCGCTCGGCTGGGCGGTGGCGTCCTCCTTCTCCGGTCTGCTGTTTAACCTCTCTCCGGCCTATAACTTTATTATGGGCAGCGTGGCGTCGGTGGTGATGCTGATTGTCCTGCTGAGCCTGAAAGTGAACACTAACTCCGTTCACGCAGGTGAGGTGCTGACCAAAGAAAAAATCGCGCCGTCGGACGTGTACGCCCTGCTGCGGAATCGTAAATTCTGGGCCTTCTGCCTGTACGTGGCGGGTGTGGCGTGGATGATGTTTATTGCCGAGCAGCAATTCTCGCGCTATTTCGTGACCTTCTTCGACGATATTCAACAGGGTAACGCCGTCTTTGGCTATCTGGGGACCGTGCAGTCGGGAATGGAATTCGTGATGTATATGGTGATCCCGCTGTTCGTTAATTTTATCGGCGCTAAACGCGGGCTGTTAATTGTCGGGCTGGTGGTCGGGGCGCGTCTGATTATTTCCGGGATGTGCGATTCACACCTGTTAATTTCCGTGCTTAAGCCGCTGTACGGGCTGGAAATCTGCCTGCTGCTGGTCTCCGTATTTAAATATATCGCCGAGCATTTCGACAAACGCGTAAATGCCACCATGTATTTGCTGGGCTATCAGGCGATGCTGTACGTCGGCAACGTGGTGGTGTCATCGCCTGCCGGCTATATGTATGACCGCATCGGCTTCGAGCAGACCTATATCATCATGGGCGCCACGGCGCTGACCTTTACCCTGATCTCTGCGTTTACCCTCTCCGCCTGCCAGAGCAAGTGGCGTGGGAGCCGTACGCTGAACGTAGCCGAGCCCACTTCACGTTAATTATGCCGTCAAAGAAGGAACCGAAATATGTTAAGTCGTATCAAAGAGGAACGCCTGAACGCCATCGCCACGCCCGTCGATCCACGCGCGTTTAGCGATGAGCTGAGTTCGGCGCGCAGCCACGTCCTCGAGTTGATTAGCCGTCACGTAACCGAGTTCGGTGAGCAGTTCCCGGCGGAAACCTGTCAGGACGGTTTTTATCCGCTGACGGATAACGTGGAGTGGACCACCAGCTTCTGGACCGGGCAGCTGTGGCTGGCGTGGGAGATGAGCGGCGAAGAAAAATTCCGCGCGCTGGCGGAAAAGCACGTGCGCTCGTTTGGCCTGCGCATCGCCGGGCGTAGCGACACCAATACCCACGATCTGGGCTTCCTCTATACGCTCTCCTGCGTAGCGGCCTGGCGGCTGACCGGCAACCGTGAAGCGCGCGGCTTCTCCCTGCTGGCGGCACAAGCGCTGCTGGAGCGTTTTCACGCGCGGGCGAAGATCGTCCAGGCGTGGGGCGATCTGACCGATCCCGAGCAGGCCGGGCGCATGATCATCGACTGCAACATGAACCTGCCGCTGCTCTACTGGGCGAGCGAACAAACCGGCGATCCGCGCTTCGCGGAGGCGGCAAAAGCCCACGTCATGCAGGCGGCGACCTATCTTATTCGCGACGATGCCTCGACGTTCCACACCTACTATATGGATGTCGTGACGGGCGCACCGCGCTACGGCAACACCCAGCAGGGCTACG
This region of Enterobacter cancerogenus genomic DNA includes:
- a CDS encoding glycoside hydrolase family 88 protein; translated protein: MLSRIKEERLNAIATPVDPRAFSDELSSARSHVLELISRHVTEFGEQFPAETCQDGFYPLTDNVEWTTSFWTGQLWLAWEMSGEEKFRALAEKHVRSFGLRIAGRSDTNTHDLGFLYTLSCVAAWRLTGNREARGFSLLAAQALLERFHARAKIVQAWGDLTDPEQAGRMIIDCNMNLPLLYWASEQTGDPRFAEAAKAHVMQAATYLIRDDASTFHTYYMDVVTGAPRYGNTQQGYADDSCWSRGQAWGIYGFLLSYIYTGDETMIGLSKRLANYFLNRLPEDNVCHWDLALVGTDALRDSSSAAIAVCGLLELVKHLPVTDPDRERYLEWAKGIMSSLTKHYLMGKEEKGNGLLKHSVYHLASNKGVDECASWGDYFYVEALVRFTQSWKLYW
- a CDS encoding oligosaccharide MFS transporter, yielding MKRPSTTNRTEYYKISSFIFLYFFTWSASIGLLAIWLGQKANLSGSVIGTVFAVNGIFSVILKPIYGYILDKIGMSKYLLYFVVAMSALMAPFFIYVYQPLLMSNTMLGIIIGALYLSFAWYAGVAACESYSDRFSRLNGMEFGQIRMWGSLGWAVASSFSGLLFNLSPAYNFIMGSVASVVMLIVLLSLKVNTNSVHAGEVLTKEKIAPSDVYALLRNRKFWAFCLYVAGVAWMMFIAEQQFSRYFVTFFDDIQQGNAVFGYLGTVQSGMEFVMYMVIPLFVNFIGAKRGLLIVGLVVGARLIISGMCDSHLLISVLKPLYGLEICLLLVSVFKYIAEHFDKRVNATMYLLGYQAMLYVGNVVVSSPAGYMYDRIGFEQTYIIMGATALTFTLISAFTLSACQSKWRGSRTLNVAEPTSR